The Coleofasciculus sp. FACHB-T130 genomic sequence CTTCCCATTTAAAGATTCCCCCAACTGTACGTCTAGTACCTGATTCACCTTCTGCGATAGCTACAGGGGTTTCCCCTCGTTCTAATTCTCTAAGGCGAACTATCCACAAGCGATCGCACTCTGAGTTATTTAATTGTCGTGCTAGTCCATCCGGTAGTTTATTTTTAGGTAACTGAGGATTTTTTAACCAGGGTAATAAATCTCGTGCATTTTGCGCTGATGCCATAAATAATACACGCGGTAACTCCTTGCCCTCAGCAGGCAAATTCAAGCAGCTTTTCAGGCATTGGCTGACAAATTGTCCAATACGTTGCTGTTCAGCTTGTTTGCGATCCTTACTAAGGGTTTCTTCCCCAGATTCAGGAGTTGATTCATCTGCCCACTTTTCGTCAAGTAATCGCTTAAGTCCTTGTGGATAAGAAAGCCAACCTTGAGTACTAAAGATTGAAGAAGTTGTTAGTTGTATTTCTCCAGTTGCTGCATTAACTCTAACCATCAGCGCAACTTTTACGTCTTTGCCATTAACTGTAGTTTTGCGATTACGACGGATGACATAAAAACAAGTTAACCATAAATTGGAACTCAATCCGTCTAGTTCCATCCCTACAATAGGGTTAGGCATTGCGCCTAATTGACGGAGTAGGTCTATAACCGCACGTTTAAAACGTTCTTGGTCTGCTTTTATTTTTCTCTTACTATTACTCAGAGCATGAATATGCTGATTGGGATAGCCTTTTTTCATTGCTCCAATCCGCCATGCCAGTTTCGGATCTGCTTCTTTTGGAAAGTAATCTCGTTTTTGCTTAATTTCGACAATAACTCCACAGAGTCCAGTTGGATTGGGAAGATAGTTAGCGATCGCTCTAATTCGCTCCTCCATGAATTTTCTGCGTAGCTGCTGTCTCTGTTGAGGGTGAAGATTTGCTGGAATATCTAACGGTTGCGTCAAGTCAGAAACATGAAATGTCTGAATTTTAACGCTTCCTATTATTCCGCTATAAATCTGTTCATCATTTGTTGGTTGCAGGTCAAGTAATTGGCAAATTTCGTAAATAATCGCATCTCTACAAGATTCTGTTTCCCAAACTATCAAGATAGATAAAGTGTTTTGATTGCATAATTGCAGTACTGCTTTTTGAGCATACTCAGGTTGTAGCATTTGCACCTTACGCTTTCCTGCCCTTGAGTCCCATAAATCTCTTAACAGTGAATCTTGAGAAGGTTTGAAGGCAGTGAGAATGTTGGCTTTACCTACTCTTTCTACAGGGAGGCGATCGCAAATTGCTTGATCGAGGCTAGCAAGATCTCGCGGACTCACACCAGGTAGACACAGAGTTTTTATTCCGCTACTGCTGTAACTACTGTGATAAGCGATCACAGTTTGTATTTCTCTAATTGATAAATTTTCAGAATGCCAATTTGTGTCTGGTTGTTGAATAATCTCTTGTAAATCTGGTAATTGACAGTCATTGATAGCTAATAATTCCTTTAATGCACGAGGCCAGCTTAATTGTCCATTTAGACGTTGTACTCTAATTTGCATAAATCTGAGAGTTTGACGTTCCCCATCTAACCATCGGTATGAATCACCGATATGAACGGTAACACTAGGGTAAGGTAATCCCTTAAACGGGCTATCAATCCAACGTCGAATAGATAGAGTGTGATATACAACTGGCTCTTTACGCCAAGGAATTGTTTGCACTGAGAAGGAAATAACAAAAGATATTTTCGCTACTGCAACTTCTTCTCCTCTTTTCAAACCCGTAACTTCTATTGGTGGCCAAGACATTAACTCAGCCGCTTGTCCCACAACGCGGTAAAACTTTAGTTGGAAAGAGTGATTTTCACCTGCAAAGCTAATTTCTGGGTGTTCTAATAATTGGTCAACTAGGTAATCAGGAATAGCCGAAAAAAAGAGATTATTTTGCTGATATTCTGCTAATAAGTTCTCAAGTGGATAAAAGAGTGGCTTTTCATCCCATTCCCAAAGTCGCTCGTCTAGCCGAGAAAGAGTTGATTCAACTTCGTCCTCACTTAAACAGATAAATTCTTCCCGTAACCAATTTTTAATCAGTTCTGGTAAATACGAAATCTCTACTTTTTCTTTTGCAACTATCCAATGATTGCCATTTTCTTTCCAAGCATTACGCTCAGTTTTAATGATTTGAGGAAAGCTAGCTGTAACAATCCGATCAAGGGAATAAACAGGCACAGATGGATAACCTTTGCCTTGCATTGTATATCGTTTTTGAGCGAGTGCCTGAGCCGCTCGTTGCCAAGTAGGAGGTACTGTAATTGTAAATAGTTCAAATTTTTTATCTGAACGTAATGACCATGCTCCAGGTAAAAGTGTTTTAACTGCCATATTGCAATCCTTTGGTTTGTGTAAGTGCTGTAAAGAAATCGTTGTAGAGCGATCGCGCTAGCGTAACCTCGTAAGGAGATTTATTATTTCCCTCAATAGCTTGTTGCAAAATCTCGCAGATTCCGAGCAATAGAGAGGTTGCGGTCGTATCAAGCTGTTGAAAATCAGATTCCGCCAATTCAGGCGCAAATTTGGCATCTAAGAAATGGACAATACAAGGTACATTTCCCCTTACCAATCGCCCAATTACTTGCCAAATACTAACAAGTTGATTCCAGCAGAGGACTTGACGCTCTTGTTCAGTTAGTTGATCGAACCTGAAGGCACGACAATTGAGCCTATTCAGTTCAGTAATAGCAAGACGGTAAAAGCGCTCCTCAAAGTCTGATAGCGATCGCGAACTCAAGTTAATGTAGTTGGCTGAATCTGCATAGTTTTCCAGCGCCCAGGTATTTAGTTGTCTTACTGTCGATTGCCAATCATCAGGAACTGGCATAGGTCTGCAAAAGAAGAGTGCAGCACCAAAAGCAGCAATTTTTTGCTCGTTGAGAATGTTGTATCCGCGTTCTAAAGCCATCAAAGGCGCAACTACTATTTTCGTGGGAAGTTTGTTGAGATCCCCGATCTGACTGCGGCGGATACCATGAAGTGATTTTGGGGCACTATCGCGCCGTAATACAGCAACATCATCAATATTGCACGTTGGATAATGCCGATTGAGTTGTTCTTTAACCCAGTCTGCCTCGTCATAACTATTGGTGATAACCAGAATTCGTTGGCGATCGCTCCAATATTTTGACTCTGTTTGTTCGCGGTTTTTTAAATCTTCCAGAAGTTCGTCCAGAAAACTTTTGATTCCTCCTGTTGTACGACACAATGCTCCAACCATTTCAATAGCAGCTGCTCGACGTACATCCGTATACAACCCAGAAATCGCAATAGGCTGACTCCTTACACTTTTTTGTGGACTAAACGCAAATTCACTGTCTCTGATACCAATTCCATTTTTCTGACTTGGTTCCAACAGCACTTGTGGACGAACTGCAATATTGTAAACAGGTGAGCCTGGTGCATAACTTGTACCAGAAATTAAAATTGTATGCGCCCCATCCAAACCATCTGCGGCAAATAGTGTGGGAAAATTTAGTAGTAAAGCTCGACCAACGCCAACATACCGGAAATAGTCAAGTTTCCCTCCAGGTGCCTTCTCTTCCCTGCTGTATCGAAAACCTAAAATATTACCTACTGGAGCATTTGGAATGACAGGTAAATAATCGCGGGGTGGACGGTAAACCAGTGCTTGACTCAACTCATGCAAATCTAGAAAACGACTAACTGCTGGCAAGCGATCGACAAGAAAGGTTAAACGATTATCTAAAACAGCGATCGCAATGGCAAGTAATGTTTTGCGTTGGAAAGATTCCCATTCATCCCCTGTAGGTAAGAGATAGTTATGTTCTTTTGCCCATTTACGCCACCAGTCTGCGACCTCTGGTAACACTTCCTCAAGTCCTTCAAGTGCCAGTAGTGCTAAGGCAATTTGGCTCAGTTCTTTTCCTTGACGCATATCTAGGGGAGCTGATAGAAACCCTTCCAGGGTTTGCATCAGAACCTGCTGACGTTCGCGCTGTTTTAGGGATGGCAAACCAGCTAAAATTTGCTGTTGTTTTTGTTGATAGCGTTGTTGGCGCGTTTGACGAGATGGTGGATTAGATGAAATTACTGTTGCTGAAGAGTTTTCTTGCAAATCAATTAGTTCTCTAACTAAGCGGGCAAAAAGCGATCGCCCAGTAAAAGGGGTAGGCCCAAGCCAACCTGAGAGTTTATTATCGTTGTAGAGTTGATGACAAATTCGATCGGTCGCAATTTGGGCATTATCACTGGCACGTTTCCAATCAGCTAATAAGTTTCCAGCCAAACGACTGCGATTAGAAGTGTAAATTGCGGAAACATTAATGCCAAGGCGATTGAGAAAAGAACTGCCAGAATTATCGAGCAAAACTTCGCTAGGAGCAAAAGCTTCATCAAGTTGAACCTGTACGCGATCAGCTTCATCAACAAATAGAAAATCGCATTCTCGATAAACTGCTTCAGCAAACGTCAGTTTTGTATTAGATAGTTGGAGTGGAACTCGTGTATGAATCCAGCTACTAGGCGTAAGCACCCAAACCATTGCCTGAGCAGTATCTCGCTCAATTTGGTGACGAGGACATTTGTAATAAAGCGGACAGGTGGAAGTAGAAGTCGCTCCTTCTTCTTCCCAAACTTCGTCTTCATCTTCACCTTTGGGAGACTTTTCTTTTTGGTATAGTGTATGACAAGGTTCCGCTCCAAAACTCCATTTTTCTTCCGCTTGAACCAGCCCAAGCAAGGGACAAATAGGACTAAACCATCGCCAAGCTGGATGAACACCTCCCTGCGAAATGTCTTCTCCTCCCTGCGAAAGGATTGGTTCAGAAATTTTATTGAATTGCTCAAAGCGCTTATTACCCAGGATAGGAACTGCTGGAATCTCAAACTGATGGGCAAACTTTGAGGCAATCCGAACCGCACTCGCTACATCATTAACAATGAGCGCACATCGTCGCTCTTGCTTGGCTAGATGATAAATCAAAATTTCAATAAAGGTTGATTTACCAACATTGAGGAGTCCAACAATATGCACGAGTTGATTAATGGTTAACTCTGAGCCTGTTTGAAAATCATTACTACTTTGGCAATAGAGTTGTAATGCAATGTTTTGTAAGCGAGCGCAATAGTTTTCCTTTTGATAACCCAGTTTTTCCAGTTTTTCGTCCATTTCACGAGCAGTTTCGCGCAATTGTGCTACAGAAACCGTTACCGATGGATTTTGGGCAGTTCTGGTAAGCCTGAAAGTAACTTCAGAATCAGGAGCCAACTGAGCAACACTTGCAGGAATGGCAATTGGCACTTCAACAGGAGCTTGTCCTTTATGAGTAATACGTGCGTACCAAGTGCCTTCAGTTGCTAACTCAACTTTTTTTTGACGATGAAGAGGAGTTTTTTCAAGAGTCGCTTGATATAGTCGGTGGCGCGTTGGATAGATACTTGTGGGAATATCTTGGGGCGGATCGTCCTTAGAGGCAAGATTGAAGCCACGCAATATTACAGGCAGTTCTAAATACTCAGCAAGATAGCGTTCCCAGTCTTTACCTTTGCGACCGACTAGGTAGAAACGAGCATTCTGTACCAGTCGCCAGTTGTCCTCATTTTGAAGGGTTTCACTTGGGTAACGATAGCCTGTCAGCAGTGCCGATACTGCGATCGCGGGATTGTCTGGAGCCACTCGCTGCAATAGTGCAAGACCAAGTTCCACTTCAGCAATCAAAAGAGCGATGCGAACAATCTCACGTTGCTGGTCTTTAGGAGATGCGTTAAGTAATTTTGCACTAACATGATTTTTCAAATCTACTGATTGCTTCAGTAGTTTGCGGAAGGGTTTACTCCAAGTAGAAATGTCACGCATGGTTTTTCCCCTCCACAATGGCTTTAGCTTTGTCAATAATTTCGCTGATTAAGCGCAGGCGAACTCCACCAAGTT encodes the following:
- a CDS encoding DUF3962 domain-containing protein produces the protein MAVKTLLPGAWSLRSDKKFELFTITVPPTWQRAAQALAQKRYTMQGKGYPSVPVYSLDRIVTASFPQIIKTERNAWKENGNHWIVAKEKVEISYLPELIKNWLREEFICLSEDEVESTLSRLDERLWEWDEKPLFYPLENLLAEYQQNNLFFSAIPDYLVDQLLEHPEISFAGENHSFQLKFYRVVGQAAELMSWPPIEVTGLKRGEEVAVAKISFVISFSVQTIPWRKEPVVYHTLSIRRWIDSPFKGLPYPSVTVHIGDSYRWLDGERQTLRFMQIRVQRLNGQLSWPRALKELLAINDCQLPDLQEIIQQPDTNWHSENLSIREIQTVIAYHSSYSSSGIKTLCLPGVSPRDLASLDQAICDRLPVERVGKANILTAFKPSQDSLLRDLWDSRAGKRKVQMLQPEYAQKAVLQLCNQNTLSILIVWETESCRDAIIYEICQLLDLQPTNDEQIYSGIIGSVKIQTFHVSDLTQPLDIPANLHPQQRQQLRRKFMEERIRAIANYLPNPTGLCGVIVEIKQKRDYFPKEADPKLAWRIGAMKKGYPNQHIHALSNSKRKIKADQERFKRAVIDLLRQLGAMPNPIVGMELDGLSSNLWLTCFYVIRRNRKTTVNGKDVKVALMVRVNAATGEIQLTTSSIFSTQGWLSYPQGLKRLLDEKWADESTPESGEETLSKDRKQAEQQRIGQFVSQCLKSCLNLPAEGKELPRVLFMASAQNARDLLPWLKNPQLPKNKLPDGLARQLNNSECDRLWIVRLRELERGETPVAIAEGESGTRRTVGGIFKWEEVCDSKEDAVYLSLRNLLITEKYPLAKRQSRLDNGGAPAANPKPLEIAVIHHPDIEEERLVCLVHALRNRWPYFADDVSLPLPFPFAIKAKEYAVSPQDSIDTSESNDEDSDCTD